The Streptomyces sp. Mut1 genome window below encodes:
- a CDS encoding isocitrate lyase/phosphoenolpyruvate mutase family protein: MRAENVLAQTPGHRVGGAAQLRALFERPGPVRIVGAHNALGARLAERAGFDGVWSSGLEVSASHALPDADILTMTELLEVARSMAAAVAVPVVADCDAGYGNANNVMHMVRRYEAAGIAAVSIEDKRFPKMNSFIPGRQELAPITEFAGKIAAAKSAQVGPDLMVIARVEALVAGWGLDEALRRAEAYAEAGADAVLIHAKGESPEPVLEFLRQWQQRLPVVVVPTTYHTITAEELSAAGAKLVIYANHGLRASITAVSETFEAILRDGRTSGIETRIAELATVFDLQGMAALQQAEERFLSRAGRRLRAVLAVGSDLPGGSGVDGRTVTELQCGSLRRAGIDNITVVTGRDGGDVHPAGVTLVHTPGLEAPATAEVVLSAAPDFHGHTLVVAPDLLFDPEPLLQLVADGRDIAALIDVSAASGDPGDSRTSVTMAAGAVLGRRLKGTRSNSVTGFGTGPGDGEFTGIAAFSGKGWAALREAAEKRHAEADGEPGLAVLLSDLINAGWTVDAVEIASGWAELRNEEDVRRAELLLTGQTR, encoded by the coding sequence ATGCGTGCCGAAAACGTCCTTGCCCAGACCCCGGGGCACCGGGTCGGCGGGGCCGCCCAACTCCGGGCGCTGTTCGAACGTCCCGGTCCGGTGAGGATCGTGGGGGCGCACAACGCTCTCGGCGCACGCCTCGCCGAGCGAGCCGGGTTCGACGGTGTCTGGTCGAGCGGTCTGGAGGTGTCCGCCTCGCACGCTCTGCCTGACGCGGACATTCTCACCATGACCGAACTTCTCGAAGTGGCGAGGTCGATGGCTGCCGCTGTGGCCGTTCCGGTGGTCGCCGACTGCGACGCCGGTTACGGCAACGCGAACAATGTCATGCACATGGTCCGCCGGTACGAGGCGGCCGGTATCGCTGCGGTCTCGATCGAGGACAAGCGGTTCCCCAAGATGAACAGCTTCATACCCGGCCGCCAGGAGCTGGCACCGATCACCGAGTTCGCCGGCAAGATCGCCGCAGCCAAGAGCGCCCAGGTGGGACCGGATCTGATGGTGATCGCCCGGGTCGAGGCCCTGGTGGCCGGCTGGGGCCTGGACGAAGCGCTGCGCAGGGCAGAGGCGTATGCCGAGGCCGGCGCGGACGCGGTCCTCATCCACGCGAAAGGTGAATCCCCGGAACCTGTCCTGGAGTTCCTGCGTCAATGGCAGCAGCGACTGCCCGTCGTTGTTGTCCCCACCACTTATCACACCATCACCGCTGAGGAGCTTTCCGCAGCCGGTGCGAAGCTGGTGATCTACGCGAACCATGGTCTGAGGGCGTCGATCACGGCAGTGAGCGAGACATTCGAGGCCATCTTGCGAGATGGCCGCACCAGCGGTATCGAGACACGCATCGCCGAGCTTGCCACCGTCTTCGATCTCCAGGGGATGGCCGCGCTGCAGCAGGCGGAGGAGCGCTTCCTCAGCAGGGCAGGCCGTCGCCTGCGAGCCGTTTTGGCCGTTGGAAGCGACCTGCCCGGCGGATCCGGCGTCGACGGCCGCACCGTCACCGAACTCCAGTGCGGATCCCTCCGGCGCGCCGGCATCGACAACATCACCGTTGTCACCGGCCGCGACGGCGGGGACGTCCATCCCGCAGGCGTCACCCTGGTCCACACACCAGGGCTGGAAGCGCCAGCCACTGCGGAGGTGGTTCTGAGCGCCGCACCGGACTTCCACGGCCATACCCTCGTAGTCGCCCCCGACCTGCTGTTCGACCCGGAGCCGCTGCTCCAACTCGTCGCCGACGGGCGCGACATCGCGGCACTGATCGACGTCTCCGCCGCGTCCGGTGACCCCGGGGACAGCCGGACATCGGTGACGATGGCAGCAGGGGCCGTGCTGGGCCGGCGACTCAAGGGGACCCGCAGCAACAGCGTCACCGGATTCGGTACCGGCCCCGGTGACGGCGAGTTCACCGGGATCGCCGCCTTCTCGGGCAAGGGCTGGGCGGCCCTGCGCGAGGCCGCCGAGAAGCGGCACGCCGAGGCCGACGGAGAGCCCGGCCTGGCGGTGCTCCTGTCCGACCTGATCAACGCGGGCTGGACGGTCGACGCCGTGGAGATTGCCTCCGGCTGGGCCGAGCTCAGGAACGAAGAGGACGTGCGGCGGGCCGAGCTGCTGCTCACCGGTCAGACGCGGTGA
- a CDS encoding Sden_1168 family B12-binding radical SAM P-methyltransferase, producing MTEPNADQDLRVRQNKLDDHLPQDSPLRLYLAEKDETARVRKPRPDTRLIDVREPLGRTPRTLLVLPPMCVYEGAVKRVVPPLGLCYIAGALEQEGIDISILDCIVEGIDEETPVAEGVWNLGMSEERFRAYIAENDFEVVGFTMIYSSDLQNLYRYAQIVKEVRPQTMVIAGGLHASIYARRFLQDAVADGTPFIDYVLRGEGEIRLGDFLRNLADGKIDISADGLAGWHQGKVFANPQFARVTDLDALPFPAYHKVPMERYFAHNVPFSPYPRGKRVMQLYTSRGCPVGCTFCASTNFSKRYIARSVDSVIAEIQYYKDAFGVDEVQFADDNLTFDRKRATELFERMTALQLPWCTPNGIMVNTLSAPLVDRMVASGLYQITLSLDSGSAETLKEQHRKPVDLTKVPDLMAYLDNLGVLMHGTLVVGMPGETEAQIEEGFEYVEQLPFHSINVFIAQAIPGSELFERAVSNGTITYQGALHIDTARSTLRLTSIEAARLEELVEDFLTRYNRSIYERDPVAWERKYREHKERMARICVGSASAITATIIDVGGRVPG from the coding sequence GTGACCGAGCCGAACGCCGACCAGGATCTACGAGTCCGTCAGAACAAGCTGGACGACCACCTTCCGCAGGACAGTCCGCTGCGCCTCTACCTGGCGGAGAAGGATGAGACGGCGAGAGTCCGCAAGCCCCGCCCGGACACCCGGCTGATCGACGTCCGCGAGCCGCTCGGCCGGACTCCCCGCACACTGCTGGTGCTGCCACCGATGTGCGTGTACGAGGGCGCGGTGAAGCGCGTCGTCCCACCGCTGGGCCTGTGCTACATCGCCGGTGCGCTGGAGCAGGAGGGGATCGACATCTCCATCCTGGACTGCATCGTCGAGGGGATCGATGAGGAGACCCCGGTCGCCGAAGGCGTCTGGAACCTCGGGATGTCCGAGGAGAGGTTTCGCGCGTACATCGCCGAGAACGACTTCGAGGTCGTCGGCTTCACGATGATCTACTCGTCCGACCTGCAAAATCTCTACCGATACGCACAGATCGTCAAGGAGGTCCGGCCGCAGACGATGGTCATCGCCGGCGGTCTGCACGCCAGCATCTACGCCCGGCGGTTCCTTCAGGACGCGGTTGCGGACGGCACGCCGTTCATTGACTACGTGCTGCGAGGCGAGGGCGAGATCCGGCTCGGCGACTTCCTGCGCAACCTCGCCGACGGGAAGATCGACATCAGCGCCGACGGCCTGGCCGGCTGGCACCAAGGCAAGGTCTTCGCGAACCCGCAGTTCGCGCGCGTCACCGATCTCGACGCGCTGCCCTTCCCCGCGTACCACAAGGTCCCGATGGAGCGGTACTTCGCCCACAACGTGCCGTTCTCCCCGTACCCGCGGGGCAAACGCGTGATGCAGCTCTACACCTCCCGTGGCTGCCCGGTGGGCTGCACGTTCTGCGCCAGCACGAACTTCTCGAAGAGGTACATCGCCCGGTCGGTCGACAGCGTGATCGCTGAAATCCAGTACTACAAGGACGCCTTCGGCGTGGACGAGGTGCAGTTCGCCGACGACAACCTGACCTTTGACCGCAAGCGTGCCACCGAGCTCTTCGAGAGGATGACGGCGCTCCAACTGCCTTGGTGCACCCCCAACGGCATCATGGTGAACACCCTGAGCGCCCCACTGGTCGACCGCATGGTGGCGTCCGGGCTGTACCAGATCACCCTTTCCCTCGACAGTGGCAGCGCCGAGACACTCAAGGAGCAGCACCGCAAGCCCGTGGACCTGACCAAGGTGCCGGACCTGATGGCCTACCTGGACAACCTGGGTGTGCTGATGCACGGCACTCTGGTGGTCGGCATGCCGGGCGAGACCGAGGCGCAGATCGAGGAGGGCTTCGAGTACGTCGAGCAGCTCCCCTTCCACTCCATCAACGTCTTCATCGCGCAGGCGATCCCGGGGTCCGAGCTTTTCGAGCGGGCGGTCAGCAACGGGACCATCACCTACCAGGGCGCCTTGCACATCGACACGGCCCGTTCCACGCTGCGGCTCACCAGCATCGAGGCAGCACGGTTGGAAGAGCTCGTCGAGGACTTCCTGACGCGCTACAACCGCAGCATCTACGAGCGCGACCCGGTGGCCTGGGAGCGCAAGTACCGGGAGCACAAGGAGCGGATGGCACGGATCTGTGTGGGATCAGCCTCCGCCATCACCGCCACCATCATCGACGTGGGCGGCCGGGTGCCCGGCTGA
- a CDS encoding thymidylate kinase, giving the protein MSAILNQAGNPLGGEVKKNEEVHQAAGQEGQLRFCSLERRVTQGCRVAEAWRPDSRRLKGESVLLALTGTDGVGKSTVTRAFVAELNARGYRARTVDRWDIVADSRYPAARFLSHDIKDIRTCIADMPGTSRLLFLIWSMAMALEGAREEPGEIVVVDGYWMKHAAGEIAYGLDPEWVEALVAGVPTAHLTVRLGLDLTLAWQRKQGDLVPYECGMDPACSRDSFLTHQRAISDQLDRWAERNHWPTLDSTRPVPRIVADLVGLVEQAEHHRH; this is encoded by the coding sequence TTGTCCGCCATTCTGAATCAAGCGGGGAATCCACTTGGGGGGGAGGTGAAGAAAAATGAAGAAGTACATCAAGCCGCAGGTCAAGAAGGTCAGCTTCGGTTCTGTTCTCTCGAACGTCGCGTGACACAAGGCTGTCGGGTCGCCGAGGCGTGGCGACCCGACAGTCGCCGCCTGAAAGGGGAATCCGTGCTGCTGGCACTCACTGGCACCGACGGGGTCGGTAAATCGACCGTCACCCGCGCATTCGTCGCCGAGTTGAACGCGCGTGGGTACCGGGCCCGCACGGTCGATCGGTGGGATATCGTAGCCGATTCCCGGTATCCAGCAGCACGATTCCTGAGCCATGACATCAAGGATATTCGTACCTGTATCGCCGACATGCCCGGAACATCCCGCCTGCTGTTTCTCATCTGGTCGATGGCCATGGCGTTGGAAGGCGCCCGTGAGGAGCCCGGGGAAATCGTGGTCGTTGACGGCTACTGGATGAAGCATGCCGCCGGCGAGATCGCCTACGGCCTTGACCCGGAATGGGTCGAGGCCCTGGTCGCGGGAGTTCCGACGGCACATCTGACCGTACGGCTCGGCCTTGACCTCACCTTGGCCTGGCAGCGCAAGCAGGGCGACCTCGTCCCCTACGAGTGCGGGATGGACCCGGCCTGCAGCAGGGACTCGTTCCTCACCCACCAACGCGCGATCTCGGATCAGCTGGACCGCTGGGCAGAACGCAACCACTGGCCGACCCTCGATTCCACCCGCCCCGTGCCCCGGATCGTCGCCGATTTGGTCGGCCTCGTCGAGCAGGCCGAACACCACCGCCACTAG
- a CDS encoding pyridoxal-phosphate-dependent aminotransferase family protein, whose translation MTSPTGPAARRLVLMNPGPVLADERVRAALCGPDLCHREIEFAELMGRVRTRITQVCGGTEEFTSVVLTGSGTSAVEALIASVPPADSGVLAIDNGHYGRRMHDIAAIHKIAVQHLELGWGVPIDLASVEAALAADTSLGFITVVHHETSTGMLNDVAAVARVAHRYGRKVIVDAVSSVGAEPLDIVGDGLDWVAGSANKNLEGMPGLGFVCARHDAFAALGPEPRRSYSLDLHRHYTAQEHAQSPAFTPGVPAFYAFDTALELMLAEGVAARGKRYQALAARLRQGLEDLGLRLLLPPEHRSLGLTAVRLPQGVGYPELHRALRAEGFVIYAAQEQLARDFFRLSTMGRMTEQDIEGFLAALGRLLGTTTAVRTEHVRADREGK comes from the coding sequence ATGACCTCGCCCACAGGCCCCGCGGCACGGCGCCTGGTACTCATGAACCCCGGCCCGGTACTCGCGGACGAGCGCGTCCGCGCCGCCCTCTGCGGGCCCGACTTGTGCCACCGAGAGATCGAGTTCGCCGAGCTGATGGGCCGCGTTCGCACCCGGATCACCCAAGTGTGCGGCGGAACCGAGGAGTTCACCAGCGTCGTTCTGACGGGGTCCGGTACCTCCGCTGTCGAGGCCCTGATCGCGTCCGTCCCTCCGGCGGACAGCGGTGTGCTCGCCATCGACAACGGCCACTACGGCCGCCGGATGCACGACATCGCTGCGATCCACAAAATCGCGGTCCAACACCTGGAGCTCGGCTGGGGCGTCCCAATCGACCTCGCTTCCGTGGAAGCGGCACTGGCCGCCGACACGTCGCTCGGATTCATCACGGTGGTGCACCACGAAACCAGTACCGGCATGCTGAACGACGTCGCGGCAGTCGCCCGGGTGGCGCACCGGTACGGCCGGAAGGTGATCGTTGACGCGGTCAGCAGCGTCGGCGCCGAGCCGCTCGACATCGTCGGCGACGGCCTCGACTGGGTCGCCGGATCAGCCAACAAGAACCTTGAGGGGATGCCCGGCCTGGGCTTCGTCTGCGCACGGCACGACGCCTTCGCAGCGCTCGGCCCCGAGCCGCGCCGGAGCTACTCGCTGGACCTCCACCGGCACTACACCGCCCAGGAGCACGCCCAGTCACCGGCCTTCACCCCGGGGGTGCCTGCCTTCTACGCCTTCGACACCGCGCTGGAGCTGATGCTGGCAGAGGGGGTGGCCGCCCGCGGGAAGCGCTACCAGGCGCTCGCCGCGCGGCTCAGGCAGGGTTTGGAGGATCTCGGCCTGCGCCTGCTGCTGCCCCCCGAACACAGATCGCTGGGTCTGACCGCCGTCCGTCTCCCGCAGGGCGTCGGCTACCCGGAACTCCACCGGGCCCTGCGCGCCGAGGGCTTCGTGATCTACGCCGCTCAGGAGCAGTTGGCGCGCGACTTCTTCCGGCTGTCCACGATGGGTCGGATGACCGAGCAGGACATCGAGGGCTTCCTCGCCGCGCTGGGCCGTCTTCTGGGCACCACCACCGCCGTACGGACCGAGCACGTGAGAGCCGATCGGGAGGGCAAGTGA
- the aepY gene encoding phosphonopyruvate decarboxylase: protein MSTTKTRGSLDSATVARTMLDSGFGPFAGVPCSFLGPLISVLQAQHPDSYLTAANEGEAVAIAAGARLAGRRPVVILQNSGLGNAVNPLTSLCQTFRLPVLLLVTWRGEPGLPDEPQHQLMGRITPDLLSTMEIGHEMFPADAAELGPALDRATGHMDRTGSPYAFIVPKGALAPHRAGPAPASDPRLMSRAETIGLTVDSVGQDALLVATTGKTARELERDRDRPGNLYVVGSMGCAASIGLGVALNAPDREVVVLDGDGAALMRLEAMATIGHQAPGNLLHIVLDNAVYESTGGQPTVSGGLDFCAVAKACGYRTTADVNQATQLRDAVTRCAAQAGPHLIRVRIRPGSDPALGRPALTPPEVASRFRQAVSS from the coding sequence GTGAGCACCACGAAGACGCGTGGCTCGCTCGACAGTGCCACCGTGGCCCGGACCATGCTCGACTCCGGGTTCGGCCCGTTCGCGGGTGTTCCCTGTTCCTTCCTCGGACCGCTGATCAGCGTCCTCCAGGCGCAACACCCCGACAGTTACCTCACCGCGGCCAACGAGGGAGAGGCGGTGGCCATCGCGGCGGGCGCCCGCCTGGCGGGCCGACGGCCGGTGGTCATCCTGCAGAACTCAGGCCTCGGCAACGCGGTCAACCCCCTTACCTCGCTCTGCCAGACTTTTCGGCTTCCGGTGCTCCTGCTGGTGACCTGGCGCGGCGAACCCGGCCTCCCGGACGAACCCCAGCACCAGCTGATGGGCCGGATCACCCCCGACCTGCTCTCCACGATGGAGATCGGCCACGAGATGTTTCCCGCCGATGCGGCCGAGCTGGGGCCGGCACTCGACCGAGCCACCGGGCACATGGACCGCACGGGCAGCCCGTACGCCTTCATCGTGCCCAAGGGAGCCCTCGCGCCGCACCGGGCGGGGCCAGCTCCGGCGTCGGACCCGCGCCTGATGTCGCGGGCCGAGACGATCGGTCTGACTGTCGACTCGGTGGGCCAGGACGCGCTGCTCGTGGCAACCACCGGAAAGACGGCCCGCGAGCTGGAACGGGACAGGGACCGGCCAGGCAATCTGTACGTGGTCGGCTCGATGGGATGCGCCGCCAGTATCGGTCTCGGGGTCGCCCTGAACGCCCCCGACCGGGAGGTCGTCGTGCTGGACGGCGACGGCGCGGCCTTGATGCGCCTGGAGGCGATGGCCACCATTGGCCACCAGGCTCCCGGCAACCTGCTGCACATCGTGCTCGACAACGCCGTGTACGAGTCCACCGGCGGTCAACCCACGGTCTCCGGCGGGCTGGACTTCTGCGCGGTTGCCAAGGCCTGCGGCTACCGCACGACCGCCGACGTGAACCAGGCCACGCAGCTGCGCGACGCGGTGACCCGCTGCGCCGCGCAGGCGGGCCCGCATCTGATCCGCGTTCGCATCCGACCCGGATCCGACCCGGCACTCGGCCGGCCCGCTCTCACCCCGCCCGAGGTGGCGTCCAGATTTCGGCAGGCGGTTTCGTCATGA
- a CDS encoding FAD/NAD(P)-binding protein, with protein MATSTPGRAAGAAGGPGDCAAGPYRLALVGAGPSATYVMERLSAAAETSADRRLEVHVFDRGGEFGAGRVHSWSQPTTSFLNRISAQIGFAADESVLDAGPLRPLSERPTLYEWCRQRFAETGHPDFDLRPADWPKRYVHGLALSDRFAAFVADLRSRPGAVVELHATEVVDVAEQGRALRLRTADGGEYDCDEVLLLTGHSHTDPTTGGAPAEFTDFARRTGAHYIPYAYPLDQALPEAVSGPDRVVACAGMGLTAIDEILHLTEGRGGRFEQGPDDTLTYRSSGAEPAAIVAFSPTGVFTYARPHNDKEQDLARLEHRGVFLTVEALDRLRDAVGTPAPRGGGTVGRQLDFEPDVLPLVLLEMAHLHYATLFGPGTAAVLTERVAPGYRLFLDGGRNDLLAPLEAAVDELTALLEKILSGSATTGETHAGDDWPLEEALARWAQVVFGPEGRQQVLAALGDPGELSSVSAGLRSPWRLEESVRGNRFDWAWLTDPLGACEFATPEEYRRRFEEFMAVDHLWAAQGNLDNPAKAAADGVWRDLRQVLGHAIDDAGLTARSHRLFLERYMRHHNKLANGAAREVMEKILALVRHGLLDIGTGPDARVTPDESSGKFLVSGPRTGASRLVDTLVDARVHAFDPRRDVLPLYRRLLERGLIRIWRNTSADGSSFEPGGIDLTPEFHPVRADGTEERRITALGPPSEGAMFFQLGALRPDQNHHVMRDVLVWLQGFRSGFRAHHLRSQPRLPASRPEGVLS; from the coding sequence TTGGCCACGTCTACACCAGGTCGGGCCGCAGGGGCGGCAGGCGGTCCGGGGGACTGCGCAGCTGGGCCGTACCGCCTGGCCCTGGTCGGGGCCGGACCCAGCGCGACCTATGTCATGGAGCGGCTTTCGGCTGCCGCCGAGACCTCGGCAGACCGCAGACTGGAGGTTCATGTCTTCGACCGGGGCGGGGAGTTCGGAGCGGGGCGAGTGCACAGCTGGTCCCAGCCGACCACCAGTTTCCTGAACCGGATATCGGCTCAGATCGGGTTCGCGGCCGACGAGAGTGTTCTTGACGCGGGCCCGTTGCGGCCGCTCAGCGAGCGGCCGACCCTCTACGAGTGGTGCCGACAGAGGTTTGCTGAGACCGGGCATCCGGACTTCGATCTCCGGCCTGCCGACTGGCCCAAGCGGTACGTCCACGGGCTGGCGCTGAGCGACCGCTTCGCGGCCTTCGTCGCCGACCTGCGGAGCCGTCCCGGCGCTGTGGTGGAGCTGCACGCCACCGAGGTAGTGGACGTGGCCGAGCAGGGCCGGGCGCTGCGGCTCAGGACCGCGGATGGCGGTGAGTACGACTGTGACGAGGTCCTGCTGCTCACCGGACACTCGCACACCGACCCGACGACCGGCGGCGCTCCGGCGGAGTTCACCGACTTCGCCCGCCGCACCGGCGCCCACTACATCCCGTACGCCTACCCCCTGGACCAGGCGCTGCCCGAAGCCGTTTCGGGGCCGGACCGGGTGGTGGCCTGCGCCGGCATGGGCCTGACCGCCATCGACGAGATCCTGCACCTCACCGAGGGGCGCGGTGGACGCTTCGAGCAAGGACCCGACGACACCTTGACCTACCGGTCGAGCGGCGCCGAGCCGGCCGCCATCGTCGCGTTCAGCCCGACGGGAGTGTTCACCTACGCCCGGCCGCACAACGACAAGGAGCAGGACCTGGCGCGGCTGGAGCACCGGGGTGTCTTTTTGACCGTCGAGGCGCTGGACCGGCTGCGTGATGCGGTCGGCACGCCCGCCCCCCGCGGGGGCGGCACGGTCGGACGCCAGCTCGACTTCGAGCCGGATGTCCTCCCGCTGGTGCTGCTGGAGATGGCGCATCTGCACTACGCGACGCTCTTCGGGCCGGGCACGGCGGCTGTCCTCACCGAGCGGGTGGCGCCCGGCTACCGGTTGTTCCTCGACGGCGGACGCAACGATCTGCTGGCCCCGTTGGAAGCCGCGGTCGACGAGCTGACCGCACTGCTGGAGAAGATCCTCTCCGGTTCCGCCACAACCGGTGAGACACACGCGGGTGATGACTGGCCGCTGGAGGAGGCGCTGGCCCGCTGGGCGCAGGTCGTCTTCGGCCCCGAGGGCCGGCAGCAGGTGCTCGCCGCGCTCGGCGACCCCGGCGAGCTGTCTTCCGTGTCGGCCGGCCTGCGCTCGCCCTGGCGGCTGGAGGAGAGCGTGCGGGGCAACCGCTTCGACTGGGCGTGGCTCACCGACCCGCTGGGCGCGTGTGAGTTTGCCACCCCCGAGGAGTACCGGCGGCGGTTCGAGGAGTTCATGGCTGTGGACCACCTGTGGGCCGCGCAGGGGAATCTCGACAACCCGGCGAAGGCTGCGGCGGACGGTGTCTGGCGCGACCTGCGCCAGGTCCTGGGCCACGCCATCGACGACGCGGGTCTCACGGCGCGGTCGCACCGGCTGTTCCTGGAGCGTTACATGCGCCACCACAACAAGTTGGCCAACGGTGCCGCCCGCGAGGTGATGGAGAAGATCCTTGCCCTGGTCCGGCACGGCCTGCTGGACATCGGCACGGGCCCGGACGCCAGGGTGACCCCCGACGAGAGCTCCGGAAAGTTCCTGGTGTCCGGCCCGCGCACAGGCGCCTCGCGGCTGGTGGACACTCTGGTGGACGCCCGGGTCCACGCCTTCGACCCTCGCAGGGACGTCCTGCCGCTCTATCGGAGGCTGCTCGAACGTGGGCTGATCAGGATCTGGCGCAACACCTCGGCCGACGGCAGCAGCTTCGAGCCCGGTGGGATCGACCTGACTCCGGAGTTCCACCCGGTCCGGGCCGACGGGACGGAGGAGCGGCGGATCACGGCGCTCGGTCCGCCGTCCGAAGGCGCGATGTTCTTCCAACTCGGCGCCCTGCGACCGGACCAGAACCACCATGTGATGCGCGATGTGCTCGTCTGGCTCCAAGGCTTCCGGTCCGGATTCCGGGCACATCACCTCCGCTCGCAGCCTCGCCTCCCCGCTTCCCGACCCGAAGGTGTGCTGTCGTGA
- a CDS encoding Sden_1164 family protein → MIESVVVLAAGENRRMGAVTGPKALLPLRPDDPAGPTFLSRNLELFRAIGTERVFLVVGSANRAAFEALADDLVELVVIDSGQGTTGSSVSMLAGLQSLLRWRPHGARTLVTDADVVYERLLMDHVRALDGSQLLTIDRVNGDGEEVRVYGRSADEPVLIGKGLDSGMTRDLELLGESLGLILLDAAGTVSAADVTRWIVGEPPAVRPYGFGGRLSEHEEVWQYLFTLGRLPAAQLPGSLLFSECDFPADYQHVQDVLFPAILERDAMAFTR, encoded by the coding sequence GTGATCGAAAGCGTCGTCGTGCTCGCCGCCGGTGAGAACCGCCGGATGGGGGCCGTGACAGGCCCGAAGGCGCTGCTCCCGCTACGGCCGGACGACCCGGCCGGGCCCACCTTCCTGAGCCGCAACCTGGAGCTCTTCCGGGCCATCGGTACCGAGCGGGTCTTCCTGGTGGTCGGCTCCGCCAACCGGGCGGCCTTCGAGGCCCTTGCGGACGACCTCGTCGAACTGGTCGTGATCGACTCGGGTCAGGGGACCACAGGATCCAGCGTCAGCATGCTCGCGGGCCTGCAGTCCCTGCTGCGCTGGCGCCCGCACGGCGCCCGGACGCTGGTGACGGATGCGGACGTGGTCTACGAACGCTTGCTGATGGACCACGTCAGGGCACTCGACGGGTCCCAGTTGCTGACCATCGACCGAGTGAACGGCGACGGAGAGGAAGTGCGGGTCTACGGGCGATCGGCCGACGAACCCGTCCTGATCGGCAAGGGTCTCGACAGTGGTATGACACGCGACCTCGAACTGCTCGGCGAGAGCCTCGGCCTGATCCTGCTGGATGCCGCAGGCACCGTCTCGGCAGCCGACGTGACCCGGTGGATCGTCGGCGAGCCCCCGGCTGTCCGCCCCTACGGCTTCGGCGGCCGGCTCTCCGAGCACGAGGAGGTCTGGCAGTACCTCTTCACGCTGGGGCGGCTACCGGCTGCCCAGCTCCCCGGCTCCCTGCTCTTCTCCGAATGCGACTTCCCGGCGGATTACCAGCACGTACAAGATGTCCTCTTCCCGGCAATTCTGGAACGTGACGCCATGGCCTTCACCCGCTGA
- a CDS encoding MFS transporter, with amino-acid sequence MTATTEEGSEPDVDEVSRRAKRYFNRLWAGEAASAFGTRISHVALPLIAVVVLHAPAWQVGLLTAAEGFCYLGFGLHAGAWVDRWRRRPILIAASLLRCVLVALIPIAAALDLLSLGLLVAVAFGVSALTMFFDLALFAFVPLVLDRTQLNWGNARLNGTDSVAQVAGPTVASVLIGVLTAPYAMAVDAVTYLASALGALLVPVPEARRTAEPGTSRRPIRLDILEGLRFLKGEKLLLILAGVSASYNFFATGTTAVLVPHLVHEAGLGTTGVSIVFAVSGIGGVIGAALTGRLADRSPATALWAFPTACLFGGLLLPWGDGWVAGLLAGVGGTFTGMGIVVYNTTATSLRQSRTPPEMLGRLRSALRTTAWSGATLGALAGGALASAASPKLALVIGSIGGLLVFLAAGLTPLRTVTRADAEAARPS; translated from the coding sequence ATGACCGCCACCACAGAAGAAGGTTCCGAACCCGACGTCGATGAGGTGTCGCGGCGTGCCAAGCGGTACTTCAACCGGCTGTGGGCAGGCGAGGCCGCGAGCGCCTTCGGCACCCGGATCAGCCATGTCGCGCTACCCCTGATCGCCGTGGTCGTGCTGCACGCCCCCGCCTGGCAGGTCGGCCTGCTGACCGCCGCGGAGGGGTTTTGCTACCTCGGTTTCGGGCTGCACGCCGGAGCCTGGGTCGACCGCTGGCGACGACGCCCGATCCTGATCGCGGCGAGTCTGCTGAGGTGCGTACTGGTCGCGCTGATCCCCATTGCGGCGGCCTTGGACCTGCTTTCGCTCGGCCTGCTCGTAGCCGTCGCGTTCGGGGTGTCCGCCCTGACCATGTTCTTCGACCTGGCACTCTTCGCGTTCGTCCCGCTCGTTCTGGACCGCACCCAACTGAACTGGGGCAACGCCCGCCTGAACGGTACCGACTCGGTGGCCCAGGTCGCCGGCCCGACCGTCGCCAGCGTGCTGATCGGGGTGCTCACAGCGCCATATGCGATGGCCGTCGATGCGGTCACCTATCTCGCCAGCGCGCTGGGTGCCCTTCTGGTTCCCGTACCCGAGGCCCGCCGCACTGCGGAGCCCGGTACTTCCCGGCGCCCGATCCGACTGGACATCCTCGAAGGCCTGCGCTTCCTGAAGGGCGAGAAGCTGCTGCTGATTCTGGCCGGCGTCTCCGCGAGCTACAACTTCTTCGCCACCGGTACGACGGCCGTCCTCGTCCCGCACCTGGTCCACGAGGCGGGCCTGGGCACCACCGGGGTCAGTATCGTCTTCGCGGTCTCCGGAATCGGCGGCGTGATCGGCGCCGCACTCACCGGTCGGCTCGCGGACCGGTCCCCCGCCACTGCCCTGTGGGCCTTTCCCACCGCCTGCCTGTTCGGCGGGCTTCTGCTGCCTTGGGGTGACGGCTGGGTTGCCGGGCTGCTGGCCGGAGTCGGCGGCACGTTCACCGGGATGGGCATCGTTGTGTACAACACCACCGCGACCTCGCTGCGCCAGAGCCGCACCCCGCCCGAAATGCTCGGCCGACTGCGCAGCGCCCTGCGCACCACTGCCTGGAGCGGGGCCACCCTCGGTGCCCTGGCCGGCGGGGCGCTGGCGAGCGCCGCCTCCCCGAAGCTGGCCCTGGTGATCGGCTCGATCGGCGGCCTGCTCGTCTTCCTGGCTGCCGGGCTCACGCCACTGCGCACGGTCACCCGGGCCGACGCCGAAGCGGCCAGACCCTCCTGA